One window of the Dehalococcoidia bacterium genome contains the following:
- a CDS encoding inositol-3-phosphate synthase encodes MGTINVAIIGVGNCASSLVQGVEFYRNAPDDQFIPGLMHTRLGGYHVGDIRFTAAFDIDVEKVGKDLSEAIFSGPNNTVKFADVPYLGVRVERGMTHDGLGKYLSQIIKKAPGETADIVKILKQTETHVVVSFLPVGSESATRWYVEQILNAGCAFVNCIPVFIGRQADWSRRFKERGLPIIGDDIKSQVGATITHRVLTKLFRDRGVKVERTYQLNFGGNTDFLNMLERERLESKKISKTNAVLSQLDYPLPESDVHVGPSDYVPWLTDRKWCYIRIEGRTFGDVPLNLELKLEVWDSPNSAGVVIDAIRCAKLALDRGIGGTLIGPSAYFMKSPPIQYSDEEARRMVEDFIAGVGDA; translated from the coding sequence TTGGGAACGATTAACGTCGCAATCATCGGAGTGGGGAACTGCGCCTCATCCCTCGTGCAAGGCGTCGAATTTTATCGAAACGCGCCTGATGACCAGTTTATCCCCGGCCTGATGCACACCCGGCTCGGTGGCTATCACGTGGGCGATATCCGGTTCACCGCCGCCTTCGACATCGATGTCGAGAAGGTGGGGAAAGACCTGTCCGAGGCGATTTTCTCCGGGCCGAACAACACGGTGAAGTTCGCGGATGTTCCCTATCTCGGCGTGCGGGTCGAGCGGGGGATGACCCACGACGGGCTGGGCAAATACCTTTCCCAGATCATCAAAAAAGCGCCGGGCGAAACTGCAGACATTGTCAAAATCCTGAAGCAGACCGAAACGCATGTCGTCGTTTCCTTCCTCCCCGTCGGGAGCGAGAGCGCGACCCGCTGGTATGTCGAGCAGATCCTGAATGCCGGTTGTGCCTTCGTGAACTGCATCCCCGTCTTCATCGGCCGGCAGGCTGACTGGTCGCGTCGCTTCAAGGAGCGAGGGCTGCCCATCATCGGCGATGACATCAAGTCTCAGGTTGGCGCGACGATCACCCACCGCGTACTGACGAAGCTGTTCCGCGACCGGGGCGTCAAGGTCGAGCGCACCTATCAGCTGAACTTCGGGGGCAACACCGATTTCCTCAACATGCTGGAGCGCGAACGGCTTGAGTCGAAGAAAATCTCGAAGACCAACGCCGTCCTCTCCCAGCTCGACTACCCGCTGCCCGAAAGTGATGTCCATGTCGGGCCGAGCGATTACGTGCCGTGGCTGACCGATCGCAAGTGGTGCTACATCCGGATTGAAGGGCGCACCTTCGGCGATGTTCCCCTCAATCTCGAATTGAAGCTCGAGGTCTGGGACAGCCCCAACTCTGCCGGCGTGGTGATCGACGCGATCCGCTGCGCCAAGCTAGCCCTTGACCGCGGGATCGGCGGGACCCTGATCGGTCCGTCCGCCTACTTCATGAAATCCCCGCCGATCCAGTACTCGGATGAGGAGGCGCGCCGGATGGTCGAGGACTTCATCGCCGGCGTAGGAGACGCGTGA
- a CDS encoding D-2-hydroxyacid dehydrogenase, whose amino-acid sequence MTVVIGVLTALSPAQLDRIRAVGDVEVRDLSHLVASQHGVPRQDEPAARELDAQLAECEVLFATFTPRGIAARAPKVRWFHGSQAGIDAYRASGFLESEAIITLGRGWASRPIAEWVIGAILLLAKRYPKWVNDDARRQWSGGQVEEILGQTVGIFGFGGIGRETARLAHALGMRVLAAKRTPEAPPPYVEALYGPEGLPVLLRESDYLVLAAPATPETENLIGAAELAQMKPTARLINVGRGTILDEEALAAALRERRLAGAALDVYRVEPLPETSPLRSAPNILLSPHRSFLSQRLEERVVTPFLDNLRRYLAGEPLLHRYDPARGY is encoded by the coding sequence GTGACCGTTGTCATCGGCGTCCTGACGGCGCTCTCCCCCGCACAGCTCGACCGGATTCGCGCTGTCGGTGATGTGGAAGTGCGCGATCTGAGCCATCTTGTCGCCTCGCAGCATGGCGTTCCCCGGCAAGACGAGCCGGCAGCGCGGGAACTGGACGCTCAGCTCGCCGAGTGCGAGGTCCTCTTCGCGACCTTCACGCCGCGCGGGATTGCAGCGCGCGCGCCGAAGGTGCGGTGGTTTCACGGCTCGCAGGCGGGCATCGACGCTTATCGGGCCTCGGGCTTTCTCGAGTCGGAGGCGATCATCACGCTCGGGCGCGGGTGGGCCAGCCGTCCTATCGCGGAGTGGGTGATTGGCGCGATCTTGCTCCTCGCGAAGCGGTATCCGAAGTGGGTGAACGACGACGCGCGGCGCCAGTGGTCCGGCGGGCAGGTCGAGGAGATCCTCGGGCAGACGGTCGGGATCTTCGGCTTCGGCGGGATCGGCCGAGAGACGGCACGTCTCGCTCATGCGCTGGGCATGCGAGTGCTGGCAGCGAAGCGGACGCCGGAGGCGCCTCCTCCCTATGTGGAGGCGCTGTACGGTCCGGAGGGGCTGCCGGTGCTACTGCGGGAGTCGGATTACCTTGTCCTTGCGGCTCCGGCGACGCCGGAAACCGAGAACCTGATCGGCGCTGCCGAGTTGGCGCAGATGAAACCGACGGCGCGCCTGATCAATGTCGGCCGGGGCACGATCCTCGATGAAGAAGCGCTCGCCGCAGCGCTGCGCGAGCGCCGGCTCGCGGGCGCCGCTCTCGATGTCTACCGCGTCGAGCCCCTTCCCGAAACCTCGCCCCTCCGCTCCGCGCCCAATATCCTGCTCTCCCCCCACCGGAGCTTTCTCTCCCAGCGGCTCGAGGAACGGGTGGTCACGCCCTTTCTCGACAATCTGCGGCGTTACCTCGCCGGCGAACCGCTGCTGCACCGGTATGATCCTGCGCGGGGCTACTGA
- a CDS encoding lysophospholipid acyltransferase family protein — MIRAFTTLSNALARRGERAWAQGQAVVLLALYRLAAMLVRIVPLWFSYWCACRIADVIFFAVWRDKRRVTIQNMRLVLGPSASPRTVRACARESVRNYAKYVVEFLRFASLRHRHILDALEITDWSRFDALRAEGRGVLFVAFHTGNWDLAGAAAGLRGYPLHVVADVVGPPLLNAEIQGIRRRQGIRLIEADHPAAAARALIKALRAGEMAGILIDVPAPDGVPVRLFGKTAYLPAGPATIALRTGARVVPTAVFRRPDNRFELLVDESFCYAPRGDREHDIRSLTQAMASALEALVRRQPEQWYIFRELWPVRATLTAPRSAPAAVGADA; from the coding sequence GTGATCCGCGCGTTCACCACGCTCTCGAATGCGCTCGCTCGGCGAGGGGAGCGAGCGTGGGCGCAGGGGCAGGCAGTAGTCCTTCTCGCTCTCTATCGGCTGGCAGCCATGCTCGTGCGCATCGTACCGCTCTGGTTCAGTTACTGGTGCGCCTGCCGGATTGCCGATGTCATCTTTTTCGCGGTCTGGCGCGACAAGCGGCGAGTGACCATCCAGAACATGCGGTTGGTGCTTGGGCCGTCGGCATCGCCGCGCACCGTGCGCGCCTGCGCGCGGGAGAGCGTCCGCAACTACGCAAAATACGTGGTCGAGTTCCTCCGCTTTGCCAGTCTGCGCCACCGGCACATTCTCGATGCCCTCGAGATCACCGACTGGAGCCGCTTCGATGCCTTGCGCGCCGAGGGGCGCGGCGTGCTCTTTGTCGCGTTCCACACCGGCAATTGGGACCTCGCCGGCGCAGCGGCGGGGCTGCGCGGCTACCCCTTGCACGTCGTAGCCGATGTCGTCGGCCCTCCCCTCCTCAACGCGGAGATCCAAGGGATACGGCGACGCCAAGGGATCCGGCTCATCGAGGCGGACCATCCGGCCGCTGCGGCGCGCGCCCTGATCAAAGCGCTCCGCGCCGGCGAGATGGCGGGGATCCTGATCGACGTGCCCGCCCCTGACGGCGTGCCCGTTCGCCTGTTCGGCAAGACAGCGTATCTCCCCGCCGGGCCGGCGACGATCGCGCTCCGAACCGGGGCGCGGGTCGTTCCCACCGCGGTGTTTCGCCGCCCAGACAATCGGTTTGAGCTGCTGGTCGACGAGAGCTTCTGCTATGCTCCTCGTGGGGACCGTGAGCACGACATCCGCTCACTCACCCAGGCGATGGCGAGCGCGCTTGAAGCCCTCGTCCGTCGCCAGCCAGAGCAGTGGTATATCTTCCGCGAACTGTGGCCCGTTCGAGCGACGCTCACGGCGCCGCGTTCTGCCCCAGCCGCAGTAGGAGCCGATGCATGA
- a CDS encoding glycosyl hydrolase, translating to MSDPGLIFRPGPAGWWDSFSVSSPQVLREEDGTWKMWYYGRDTAWNRAIAGTDGRSGLAVSADGIRWERVRGPLTLGAVLEPSSDPARFDSAHVGVTCVLRFDGLYWMWYLGGDWSPTLWDGVERIGIPYFIGCAISRDGLHWTKLLGPYRGAVLPLGGPGEFDELSATYGRVVRLPNGEWRLYYHGLHPTRGARIGLAVSGDGLHWEKCGQILGNGERGRFDERGVSCRAVIPFQSGWLMFYEGSNFANYYAVGVATSPDGLRWTKEAGDEAGGAVLAPSPSGSGRFDSQAVGTPCVVPMDDGSLRLYYVGGPERRAGADYRQAIGLAVSDGTNYRRWHRWEP from the coding sequence ATGAGCGACCCCGGCTTGATTTTCCGCCCCGGCCCCGCGGGCTGGTGGGACTCCTTCTCTGTCTCCTCTCCTCAGGTGCTCCGCGAGGAAGACGGCACCTGGAAGATGTGGTACTACGGCCGAGACACTGCTTGGAATCGCGCGATCGCCGGCACCGATGGGCGCAGCGGACTTGCAGTGTCTGCGGACGGAATTCGCTGGGAGCGGGTTCGGGGTCCGCTCACGCTCGGGGCAGTGCTCGAACCGAGCAGCGATCCGGCTCGGTTCGACAGCGCGCATGTCGGCGTCACGTGCGTTCTCCGTTTCGACGGCCTGTATTGGATGTGGTACCTCGGCGGCGACTGGTCGCCGACGCTGTGGGACGGGGTGGAGCGCATCGGCATCCCCTATTTCATCGGCTGTGCCATCTCGCGCGATGGGCTCCACTGGACGAAGCTCCTCGGCCCGTATCGGGGCGCCGTGCTTCCCCTTGGCGGGCCGGGCGAGTTCGACGAACTGTCGGCGACGTACGGCCGGGTGGTGCGGCTGCCGAATGGCGAATGGCGCCTCTACTACCACGGGCTGCACCCGACGCGCGGGGCGCGGATCGGCCTCGCTGTCTCGGGCGATGGGCTGCATTGGGAAAAGTGCGGTCAGATCCTCGGCAACGGCGAGCGCGGGCGGTTCGACGAGCGAGGCGTGTCGTGCCGGGCCGTCATTCCCTTTCAGAGCGGCTGGCTGATGTTCTATGAGGGCAGCAATTTCGCCAACTATTACGCAGTCGGGGTTGCGACCTCGCCGGATGGCCTCCGCTGGACGAAGGAGGCGGGAGACGAGGCCGGCGGCGCAGTGCTCGCACCGAGCCCCTCCGGCTCGGGGCGGTTCGACAGCCAAGCGGTCGGAACGCCCTGCGTTGTCCCAATGGATGACGGCAGCCTGCGGCTCTACTACGTCGGCGGTCCGGAGCGGCGAGCGGGCGCCGACTACCGCCAAGCGATCGGTCTCGCGGTGAGCGATGGGACCAACTATCGGCGCTGGCACCGCTGGGAGCCCTGA
- a CDS encoding aldo/keto reductase produces MHDETARVTLGREGPTLLPLGVGAFQWGDRWVWGYGRSYSAADVQDAFWTSLAAGVSLIDTAEIYGMGRSERLIGRFLRTVRVPVLVASKFFPFPWRQRELDFFRALEGSLRRLGRSQIDLYQIHWPTPLVPIERLMEWMAAAVRRGLIAQVGVSNFGYEELRRAYRALDRHGIPLASNQINFSLLARAPERTGLLDLCRELGVTVIAYSPLGQGLLTGKYSRAQRPPGVRSLSLLPRLRRIDPLLAELRRMGERYGRSPAQIALRWTIEKGTIPIPGAKTGRQAAENAGALRFRLSPEDVAALDRVADQVG; encoded by the coding sequence ATGCACGATGAAACAGCCCGCGTCACGCTCGGGAGAGAGGGCCCCACGCTCCTTCCGCTCGGAGTGGGCGCTTTTCAGTGGGGCGACCGCTGGGTTTGGGGCTACGGCCGAAGCTATTCTGCTGCCGACGTGCAGGACGCGTTTTGGACCAGCCTCGCGGCAGGGGTATCGCTCATCGACACCGCAGAAATCTACGGCATGGGGCGTTCAGAGCGGCTGATCGGGCGCTTTCTGCGGACGGTTCGCGTTCCCGTGCTGGTGGCGTCAAAATTCTTTCCCTTCCCCTGGCGGCAGCGGGAGCTTGACTTCTTCCGCGCGCTCGAGGGGAGCCTTCGCCGGCTGGGGCGCTCCCAGATCGACCTCTACCAAATCCATTGGCCGACCCCATTGGTCCCTATCGAGCGACTGATGGAATGGATGGCGGCCGCTGTGCGGCGCGGGCTGATTGCCCAGGTCGGGGTCTCGAATTTCGGGTACGAGGAGCTCCGACGCGCCTACCGCGCGCTTGATCGGCACGGGATACCCCTCGCCTCGAACCAGATCAATTTCAGCCTGCTCGCGCGCGCGCCGGAGCGGACAGGCCTGCTGGACCTCTGTCGGGAGCTCGGCGTGACCGTGATCGCCTACAGCCCGCTTGGGCAGGGCCTGCTGACCGGGAAGTACTCTCGCGCGCAGCGGCCGCCCGGCGTGCGTTCGCTCTCGCTCCTCCCGCGGCTTCGGCGGATCGACCCGCTGCTCGCGGAACTGCGCCGGATGGGCGAGCGCTACGGTCGCTCTCCCGCGCAGATCGCCTTGCGCTGGACGATTGAGAAAGGGACTATCCCGATACCCGGGGCGAAGACCGGTCGGCAGGCAGCGGAAAATGCCGGCGCCCTGCGCTTCCGGCTCTCCCCCGAGGATGTGGCGGCGCTCGACCGAGTCGCCGACCAGGTCGGCTAG
- a CDS encoding VOC family protein, with protein sequence MHAVQALTLLIIRVNDLEREVAFYRDGLGMEVTRHVEGRVAQFALPQGGALELTPGGEVVPPVQDRREVQTLPIFRVADVHAVVDRAVRHGARVVNAPFEYNGQWLAYLADPEGHVFGVVAAQSA encoded by the coding sequence ATGCACGCTGTTCAAGCCCTGACGCTGCTCATCATCCGCGTCAATGACCTCGAGCGGGAGGTCGCGTTCTACCGCGACGGGCTTGGCATGGAGGTAACGCGCCACGTCGAAGGCCGGGTCGCCCAGTTTGCGCTGCCGCAGGGCGGCGCCCTCGAACTGACGCCGGGCGGCGAGGTTGTCCCGCCGGTCCAGGATCGGCGCGAGGTCCAGACGCTGCCGATCTTCCGAGTTGCGGACGTTCATGCCGTCGTCGACCGCGCCGTCCGCCACGGAGCGAGGGTCGTCAACGCGCCGTTCGAGTATAACGGCCAGTGGCTCGCCTACCTTGCCGACCCCGAAGGCCATGTCTTCGGCGTGGTGGCGGCGCAGTCGGCATGA
- a CDS encoding histidine phosphatase family protein yields MTTTIYLCRHAEVHNPDRILYGRLPGFGLSRAGHEQAARLAAYLSAQPLAVIYTSPLLRARQTAAYALALQPEARLIIAQGLHEVFTSWQGKPWSQLSGAMYYEPPADPGDETMLDVARRMRGFLEHVVRCHPGRAVAAFSHGDPIAIVLMALHGLPLSERELRRNRTFYPDLASVNRLVFDAEGTLIERTYLALQQLPEVSRL; encoded by the coding sequence GTGACGACAACCATCTACCTCTGCCGCCACGCCGAGGTGCACAACCCCGACCGCATCCTCTACGGGCGGCTTCCCGGGTTTGGCCTCAGCCGCGCTGGTCACGAACAGGCGGCACGCCTCGCCGCCTACCTCAGCGCCCAGCCGCTCGCCGTCATCTATACCAGCCCGCTGCTGCGCGCGCGTCAGACCGCTGCCTATGCCCTTGCGCTCCAGCCGGAAGCGCGGCTGATCATCGCTCAAGGGCTGCACGAGGTCTTCACCTCATGGCAGGGGAAACCGTGGTCGCAGCTGAGCGGAGCGATGTATTACGAGCCGCCCGCCGACCCCGGCGATGAGACGATGCTCGACGTCGCGCGCCGCATGCGGGGCTTCCTCGAGCATGTCGTGCGGTGTCATCCGGGTCGGGCGGTCGCTGCCTTCAGCCACGGCGACCCTATCGCCATCGTGCTGATGGCGCTTCACGGTCTGCCGCTGAGCGAGCGCGAGCTCCGCCGCAACCGGACGTTTTATCCGGACCTCGCCTCGGTCAACCGCCTTGTTTTCGATGCCGAGGGCACCCTCATCGAGCGCACTTACCTCGCGCTCCAGCAGCTGCCCGAAGTTTCCCGCCTCTAG
- a CDS encoding glycosyl hydrolase, which translates to MHGNPGLVLGPGPEGWWDSERVSSPQVLREEDGTWKMWYYGRDPSFDRAINFPAGRSGLAVSADGIQWERVRGPLTMGAVLEPHPDPSRFDSGHVGVTNVQKIDGLYWMWYLGGDQEEIGRGGLRYKGLRMLPGCAVSRDGIHWTRLAGPYRGALLAPGRAGEFDALLCNWPRVLRDDDGTWKLYYHARRPDGGATVGLAVSPDGLRWEKVGPILGDGAPGAWDAAGPGCRHVLKVKGDYLMFYEGRDADGYYSIGLAVSHDGIHWERDANGEQPGGPYFRHAPKGSGRWDARAVGTPWVVPLDDGSFRLYYVGVNEGGHDELSSRHQIGMAVSDGPNYRRWFRYDE; encoded by the coding sequence ATGCACGGTAATCCCGGTCTTGTGCTGGGGCCCGGTCCGGAGGGGTGGTGGGACTCAGAGCGCGTTTCCTCGCCGCAGGTGCTCCGCGAGGAAGACGGCACCTGGAAGATGTGGTACTACGGCCGAGACCCTTCGTTCGACCGCGCTATCAACTTCCCTGCCGGCCGCTCCGGACTGGCCGTCTCGGCGGACGGCATCCAGTGGGAGCGCGTTCGCGGACCGTTGACCATGGGGGCAGTGCTCGAGCCGCACCCTGACCCCAGCCGATTTGACAGCGGACACGTCGGCGTGACGAACGTCCAGAAGATCGACGGCCTCTACTGGATGTGGTATCTCGGCGGCGACCAAGAAGAAATCGGCCGGGGAGGACTGCGCTATAAAGGGCTGCGGATGCTGCCCGGCTGCGCCGTCTCGCGCGACGGGATCCACTGGACGCGGCTGGCAGGGCCGTACCGCGGTGCGCTGCTCGCTCCCGGGCGCGCGGGTGAATTCGACGCTCTGCTCTGCAACTGGCCGCGCGTTCTCCGGGACGACGACGGAACGTGGAAGCTGTATTACCACGCCCGCCGTCCAGACGGGGGTGCCACCGTCGGCCTGGCGGTCTCGCCGGATGGTCTCCGCTGGGAGAAAGTTGGCCCGATCTTGGGCGATGGTGCTCCGGGCGCGTGGGATGCGGCCGGGCCGGGCTGCCGCCACGTCTTAAAAGTGAAAGGCGACTACCTGATGTTCTACGAAGGACGCGACGCCGACGGCTACTACTCCATCGGTCTCGCAGTCTCCCACGACGGCATTCACTGGGAGCGGGACGCCAATGGCGAGCAGCCGGGCGGCCCCTACTTCCGCCACGCGCCGAAAGGCTCTGGGCGCTGGGATGCGCGCGCCGTCGGTACGCCGTGGGTCGTTCCCCTTGATGACGGCAGTTTTCGGCTGTACTACGTCGGCGTGAATGAGGGCGGACACGACGAACTGTCGTCGCGCCACCAGATCGGGATGGCAGTGAGCGACGGTCCCAACTACCGGCGCTGGTTTCGCTACGACGAGTAA
- a CDS encoding MMPL family transporter, which translates to MFSAIGRRAVQFRWLIILLWAAAFAISLPFLPQVAKTLRPGGFASDDLESQRALALLGERLGLDGVAVQVIMTSERLDARTPEFVAQSEAALATLRQWPLVKEVKSFTAAPEQIASDGKAAYVTVILDRRAEQLPNLPAEIEQRLTAQPDLRLALGGGPIFYEDIQRVSENDLRRAELLAIPFAAAALLFVFRSVVAALLPALVGGVAAAIALALIAGIAQVTPLSIFVLNVATLLGLGLGVDYSLFIVSRFREELERAPSVAEATVATVATAGRAVFFSGLTVAIGLAALIAFRFNILRSVGIGGVVVVLLAVAAALTLLPAVLSILGRRVNALPLPWALRPREEGFWRRLATNVMRRPGIVLIPTMIVLLSLGAPFLQIKLGAPDASILPAGTPSREAFELLDRRFPATETTPILLAVQARNGALFDPANLAALDQYVRRIQAHPAVSRVESIVSLDPRFTLDHYLLMYANPDRISDAFVQAAVRGLVSGDTTVVRVISRYGMTDPRSYELVGALRNSRPLEFTVLVTGGSAGVVDYVNTLYRDFPIAIAAIMAVTYLVLLVLFRSLLLPLKAIVMNLLSIVASYGALVWVFQHGNLSSVLGFTPLGYIEASIPVIMFCALFGLSMDYEVFLLSRVQEVYQQTGDNLRAVAEGLERSGRIVTSAALIVVAVSIAFLSADMILVKALGLGIAIAVTVDVTLVRALVVPSTMRLLGAWNWWLPPSLDRLLPRVEHERTSFAEAAR; encoded by the coding sequence GTGTTTAGCGCGATTGGTCGCCGAGCAGTCCAGTTTCGTTGGCTAATCATCCTGCTCTGGGCAGCAGCGTTTGCGATCAGCCTCCCGTTTTTGCCCCAAGTCGCGAAGACGCTCCGCCCCGGCGGTTTTGCGAGCGACGACCTCGAGTCGCAGCGCGCGCTTGCGCTGCTGGGAGAACGGCTCGGCCTCGATGGCGTCGCGGTGCAGGTCATCATGACGAGCGAGCGTCTCGATGCGCGGACGCCGGAGTTTGTCGCGCAGAGCGAGGCAGCGCTGGCGACGCTCCGTCAGTGGCCCCTGGTGAAGGAAGTCAAGTCGTTCACGGCGGCGCCGGAGCAGATCGCGAGCGACGGAAAGGCTGCCTATGTCACGGTGATCCTCGACCGCCGCGCTGAGCAGCTGCCAAACCTCCCCGCCGAGATTGAGCAGCGGCTGACCGCGCAGCCCGACCTGCGTCTCGCTTTGGGCGGCGGGCCGATTTTTTACGAGGATATCCAGCGCGTCAGCGAGAACGATCTCCGGCGCGCCGAGCTGCTTGCTATTCCGTTCGCTGCGGCGGCGCTGCTGTTTGTCTTTCGCTCGGTTGTGGCCGCCTTGCTGCCGGCGCTTGTCGGCGGGGTGGCGGCCGCGATTGCGCTCGCCTTGATTGCCGGCATCGCCCAAGTGACGCCGCTCTCGATCTTTGTGCTCAATGTCGCCACTCTGCTCGGGCTCGGCCTCGGCGTCGATTACTCCCTTTTCATCGTCAGCCGCTTCCGCGAGGAGCTTGAGCGCGCTCCGAGTGTCGCCGAAGCGACCGTCGCGACGGTGGCGACAGCGGGACGCGCGGTGTTCTTCTCCGGGCTGACAGTCGCCATCGGGCTAGCTGCCCTGATTGCGTTCCGGTTCAATATCCTCCGTTCCGTCGGCATCGGCGGGGTTGTGGTCGTGCTCCTCGCGGTCGCCGCCGCACTCACTCTCCTCCCGGCCGTGCTGTCGATCCTTGGCCGACGCGTCAACGCCCTGCCGCTCCCGTGGGCGCTCCGTCCGCGAGAGGAGGGGTTCTGGCGGCGGCTGGCGACAAACGTGATGCGCCGCCCGGGCATCGTGCTCATCCCGACCATGATCGTCCTCCTCAGCTTGGGGGCGCCGTTCCTGCAGATCAAGCTGGGGGCCCCGGATGCCTCCATCCTTCCTGCGGGCACACCGTCGCGGGAGGCCTTTGAGCTCCTCGACCGCCGGTTTCCGGCAACCGAAACGACGCCGATCCTGCTCGCGGTCCAAGCGCGCAACGGCGCACTGTTCGACCCTGCCAACCTTGCTGCCTTAGACCAGTACGTTCGGCGGATCCAAGCGCATCCGGCGGTCAGCCGCGTCGAAAGCATCGTCTCGCTCGACCCGCGGTTCACGCTCGACCACTACCTGCTGATGTACGCTAATCCTGACCGGATCAGCGACGCCTTCGTCCAAGCGGCAGTCCGCGGCTTGGTAAGCGGCGACACCACCGTCGTGCGCGTCATCAGCCGCTACGGAATGACCGACCCGCGTTCGTACGAGCTGGTGGGCGCGCTTCGGAACAGTCGGCCGCTGGAATTTACGGTACTCGTGACCGGCGGCTCCGCCGGGGTCGTCGACTACGTCAACACTCTCTATCGCGATTTCCCCATCGCAATCGCCGCGATCATGGCGGTCACCTATCTCGTGCTGCTGGTGCTGTTCCGCTCTCTGCTGCTGCCGCTGAAGGCGATTGTGATGAACCTGCTCTCTATCGTCGCCAGCTACGGCGCCCTCGTTTGGGTGTTCCAGCATGGCAACTTGAGCAGCGTGCTTGGCTTTACGCCGCTGGGATATATCGAAGCGTCGATCCCGGTGATCATGTTTTGCGCGCTGTTCGGGCTGTCGATGGATTACGAGGTCTTTCTGCTCTCCCGGGTGCAGGAGGTGTATCAGCAGACGGGCGATAACCTCCGAGCGGTCGCCGAGGGGCTCGAGCGAAGCGGGCGCATCGTCACGAGCGCAGCCCTGATCGTCGTTGCCGTCAGCATCGCCTTTCTTTCCGCCGACATGATCCTGGTCAAAGCGCTTGGCCTTGGGATTGCGATTGCGGTGACGGTTGATGTGACGCTCGTTCGGGCCCTTGTTGTCCCCTCGACGATGCGGCTGCTGGGGGCTTGGAACTGGTGGCTCCCGCCCTCGCTCGACCGGCTGCTGCCTCGGGTCGAGCACGAGCGGACCAGCTTTGCGGAGGCGGCGCGATGA
- a CDS encoding carotenoid 1,2-hydratase: MTRRPLLALVLLFFLTACSLPGTIPQDGQLPETPAAGPAPPFPTVRLPEDEGAHDRLMEWWYYTGHLDLDDGREVGFELVVFQVLRGRLPPLYLAHFAISDIARGEFHYAERSESRPDRLPLLTDEARRARPGIWLNVGDWTIEGREGVDRLRAALPGYAIDLTLIATKPAVLHKGTGLIQYGQAGYSYYYSRPRMRVAGTLLDRGVERAVTGEAWMDHQWGDFIALLGGGWDWFCLQLEDGTDYMVYEIRDQTTGQPYDRFATRIDPDGTAVDLPVDEFALTVTARWTSPRTGATYPAGWEIAIPVDGVRLVVTPKLADQELVTEQTGVAYWEGAVAVTGERNGVPIRGRGYAELTGYAN, from the coding sequence ATGACGCGGCGCCCGCTCCTCGCCCTGGTTCTGCTCTTCTTCCTCACCGCCTGCAGCCTTCCGGGGACGATCCCGCAAGACGGGCAGCTTCCCGAGACACCGGCCGCCGGGCCTGCGCCTCCCTTCCCCACGGTGCGCCTTCCCGAGGATGAGGGAGCGCACGACCGTCTCATGGAGTGGTGGTACTACACGGGCCACCTCGACCTTGACGACGGGCGCGAAGTCGGCTTTGAGCTCGTGGTATTCCAGGTGCTCCGAGGACGGCTCCCTCCGCTCTATCTGGCCCACTTCGCGATCTCGGACATCGCGCGCGGCGAGTTCCACTACGCCGAGCGCAGCGAGAGCCGTCCTGACCGGCTTCCCCTGCTGACCGATGAGGCACGGCGCGCCCGCCCGGGCATTTGGCTGAATGTCGGCGACTGGACCATCGAGGGGCGGGAGGGGGTCGATCGGCTCCGTGCTGCCCTGCCCGGCTATGCCATCGACCTCACGCTCATCGCCACGAAGCCCGCCGTGCTCCACAAAGGCACCGGGCTGATCCAGTATGGCCAGGCCGGCTACTCCTACTACTACTCGCGCCCGCGCATGCGCGTTGCCGGCACCTTGCTCGACCGCGGGGTCGAACGTGCCGTCACAGGCGAGGCGTGGATGGACCATCAGTGGGGCGATTTCATCGCCCTGCTCGGCGGCGGCTGGGATTGGTTCTGCCTTCAGCTTGAGGATGGCACCGACTATATGGTCTATGAGATCCGCGACCAGACCACCGGCCAGCCGTACGACCGCTTCGCCACCCGGATCGACCCAGACGGAACAGCAGTCGACCTCCCTGTTGACGAGTTCGCCCTTACCGTCACCGCGCGGTGGACCAGCCCCCGCACCGGTGCGACCTACCCTGCCGGCTGGGAGATTGCTATTCCTGTGGACGGTGTGCGGCTCGTGGTGACGCCCAAGCTGGCCGACCAAGAGCTGGTCACTGAACAGACCGGTGTCGCCTACTGGGAGGGTGCGGTGGCAGTGACCGGCGAGCGAAACGGCGTTCCGATCCGCGGGCGCGGCTACGCCGAATTGACGGGCTACGCTAACTGA